The genomic interval AAGTTTTTTTAAAGGATGAATATGCAGACCCGCTTGGGAAAAATGTTATATCAGAAATAGAAACCTTTGGTTTAGCGAAAGTAAAAAGCGTCAGAGTCCGGCAGGTCTATATCTTTTTCGGAAAACTGACTGAGAATGAATTAGACACTATTGCCAAAAAGCTTTTGGCAGATTCAGTCACGCAACATTACCTATGCACATCAGATTCTTCTCGTCAAACCCCTCACGAACACTTCCATATTATAGAAGTAAGCCGTAAACCCGGCGTTATGGACCCTGTTGAACAATCGGTTATAAAAGCGCTTCGGGATATTAATATTTCAGTTGACGGCGTTAAAACCGCCCATAAATATATGATTGACGCTTCTGTACCTGCAGAGGCGATACCTGTGATTGCAGCAAAGGTTTTGGCAAATACCAATATAGAAGACGTATTTATCTATCCTGAAATACCCAAATACCGGCAAACGGTTTTTAGCGCACCTTTTAAAAAGAAAACCATATCACTTATAAATGCACAAGACGTCCAATTGGAAAAAATAAGCGCAGAAGGCCAATTGTCGCTAAACATCCATGAGATGCGTGCAATTCAACAACATTATACCACTCTGAGGCGTGAACCAACGGACATTGAATTAGAAACCATTGCGCAAACATGGTCTGAACATTGTGTGCATAAGACCATGAAAGGACGTATCAATTTTAACGGAAAAATAATCGACAACTTACTGAAAAATACTGTGATGAAGGCTACGGAGGAATTGAATGCCCCTTGGTGCGTTTCCGTGTTTAAAGACAATGCGGGTATTATTGAATTTGACGAGGAATACAATGTCTGCTTTAAGGTGGAGACCCACAATCACCCTTCTGCAATAGAACCGTACGGAGGCGCCAATACCGGCATTGGCGGGGTAATTCGGGACATTATGGGCACGGGCCTGGGGGCAAAACCGATCCTGAATACCGATGTGTTTTGCTTTGGGATGCCAGATACGCCGCCTGAGAAGATTCCTAAAGGCGCTTTGCATCCAAAGAAGGTTTTTAAAGGTGTTGTTGCAGGGGTAAGAGACTATGGCAATCGCATGGGGATACCCACGGTGAACGGCGCCATTTATTTTGATGAACGGTATATCGGGAACCCCATTGTTTTCTGCGGTACGGCAGGCATTATCCCAAAGAATATGTGCCAGAAAGAATCCCGGCCTGATGATCTTATCGTTGTTGTGGGCGGGCGAACCGGGCGTGATGGCATTCATGGCGCAACGTTTTCTTCGGCAGAGTTGAATGAGCAGTCAGAACACATGTCAGGCGGCGCTGTCCAGATTGGCAATGCAATAACGGAGAAGATGACACTTGATACGCTGTTGCAGGCGCGCGACAGGGGATTGTACAACTGTATTACCGATTGCGGTGCGGGTGGATTATCTTCCGCTGTGGGCGAAATGGGACAGTATACAGGGGCTTGTGTTTATCTGGAGAAGGTTCCGCTGAAATATGAAGGGCTTTCCTACGCTGAAATATGGATTTCCGAGTCGCAGGAGCGCATGGTTCTTTCCGTTCCAAAAGAAAAGGAAATGGAGATTATTACCTTATTTAATGCAGAAAATGTTGAAGCGACAGTTATTGGGCACTTCACCGGCGACAACATGCTTCGGTTGTATTATCAGTCGGAAATGGTCGGCGAGCTGGAAATGGATTTCCTCCACAATGGCTTGCCACGATTAGAACGGGAAGCAATATGGAACGCGCCCGGTTTTGAAGAACCATCCCTCCCCGAAAAAGAAAATTATGGAACTGATTTAAAGAAACTACTTTCTGAATGGAATATTTGCAGCAAGGAATGGGTAATCCGGCAGTATGACCATGAAGTGCAGGGTGGAAGCGTTCTGAAACCGCTTCAGGGTGTGCAGAATGACGGGCCTGGTGATGCAAGTATTATTAAGCCGGTACTGTGGCGAAACAAGGGCATTATTGTATCAAATGGCATGAACCCCCGCTATGGCGATATTGACCCCTATCATATGGCCGCATCTGCCATTGACGAGGCATTACGCCAGATTATCTCCGTTGGCGGAAATTTAAAGCGCGTTGCCTTGCTGGATAATTTTTGCTGGGGCAACACAAATAAACCCGACCGCCTTGGAAGCCTTGTCATGGCTGCACAGGCTTGTTACGATATTGCCGTGGCTTACGGGACGCCGTTTATTTCCGGAAAGGATAGTTTGAATAATGAATTTATTACAGAGACGGAAACAATTGTTATACCGCCTACGCTTCTCATATCTGCGATTTCCGTTTTGGATGATGTAAGGAATGCCGTATCCATGAATGCAAAGGAACCGGGAAATTTAATATATCTCGTCGGCGTGACCCGTAATGAATTAGGCGGTTCGCATTATTACTATATTCATGGGCATAAAGGGAAAAATGTGCCGGTGGTGAATGCTTTTTCAGGAAAAAAAACCATGAATACCCTGTCGATAGCAACAGCCCATGGCATTGTGCGGTCGTGCCATGATTGCTCGGAAGGCGGATTGGCCGTTGCAGCGGCAGAGATGGCATTTGCCGGAGGCTGTGGGATGGAACTTAATCTTTCTCAGGCAGTTGTCGAGGGCGAAATAACAAGAAATGACACGATCCTTTTCTCTGAAACCAACACGCGATTCCTTGTTGAGGTTAAGCCGGAACATAAAATAGAATTTGAGGCAGTGATGAAAGACGTACCCCACGGTTTATTGGGCAAAGTAAGACAGGAACCCTGTCTGAAAATTATCGGTTTAAACAATATCACTATCATAGAAGAAGACATTTATGCCTTGAAAGAAGCATGGCAGTCTCCGCTTCGATGGTAATGCGTATGGATGGGTAAGAAAAACCTGTTTTTGACCTGTCTGACTGGAGCAAACATTCACCACTAAGCTGGCTTAGCCAGAACTAAACAAGCACGAGATAAAAAATGCGAAACAAATTCCAAAATACAAAATCCAATGAAAAAAACCGGGTCTTGAATATTTGAAAATTAAAATTTAGAATTTGTTTCGGATTTCACCATCAAATATTTTGCCAAAAAGCACGCACTGACGAATGGAAGTGTGCGAAGAAATTACTGATACTCCTCTTCATTTGTTATTGATTCAAGGTATTTTCCATGAAAACTCCAAAAA from Candidatus Kuenenia stuttgartiensis carries:
- the purL gene encoding phosphoribosylformylglycinamidine synthase subunit PurL, producing MHSRIEVFLKDEYADPLGKNVISEIETFGLAKVKSVRVRQVYIFFGKLTENELDTIAKKLLADSVTQHYLCTSDSSRQTPHEHFHIIEVSRKPGVMDPVEQSVIKALRDINISVDGVKTAHKYMIDASVPAEAIPVIAAKVLANTNIEDVFIYPEIPKYRQTVFSAPFKKKTISLINAQDVQLEKISAEGQLSLNIHEMRAIQQHYTTLRREPTDIELETIAQTWSEHCVHKTMKGRINFNGKIIDNLLKNTVMKATEELNAPWCVSVFKDNAGIIEFDEEYNVCFKVETHNHPSAIEPYGGANTGIGGVIRDIMGTGLGAKPILNTDVFCFGMPDTPPEKIPKGALHPKKVFKGVVAGVRDYGNRMGIPTVNGAIYFDERYIGNPIVFCGTAGIIPKNMCQKESRPDDLIVVVGGRTGRDGIHGATFSSAELNEQSEHMSGGAVQIGNAITEKMTLDTLLQARDRGLYNCITDCGAGGLSSAVGEMGQYTGACVYLEKVPLKYEGLSYAEIWISESQERMVLSVPKEKEMEIITLFNAENVEATVIGHFTGDNMLRLYYQSEMVGELEMDFLHNGLPRLEREAIWNAPGFEEPSLPEKENYGTDLKKLLSEWNICSKEWVIRQYDHEVQGGSVLKPLQGVQNDGPGDASIIKPVLWRNKGIIVSNGMNPRYGDIDPYHMAASAIDEALRQIISVGGNLKRVALLDNFCWGNTNKPDRLGSLVMAAQACYDIAVAYGTPFISGKDSLNNEFITETETIVIPPTLLISAISVLDDVRNAVSMNAKEPGNLIYLVGVTRNELGGSHYYYIHGHKGKNVPVVNAFSGKKTMNTLSIATAHGIVRSCHDCSEGGLAVAAAEMAFAGGCGMELNLSQAVVEGEITRNDTILFSETNTRFLVEVKPEHKIEFEAVMKDVPHGLLGKVRQEPCLKIIGLNNITIIEEDIYALKEAWQSPLRW